The Medicago truncatula cultivar Jemalong A17 chromosome 7, MtrunA17r5.0-ANR, whole genome shotgun sequence genome includes the window TGATGCAGTACCAGCATTGTCATGTTCGAAAAGATCAAAAGTAACGATGACAGCTTCAGAGAAAGTGTGGGAACTTGAACCAACTCTTTCTTGAAGCCGGTGCGATATGAAAACGGGAGAAGATCTTCCAACAAGCTCCAAGAGATGTAAGATATGAATTACCAATGGATTGCTTGATGTTGGACTGCAAATGTCAAGAACATTCTTTATGGGAATTATGTGACTTGGTTTGAGGATGCATGAAACTATCTTAAGTTCTGAGTTTGGTTTCAAGCTCAAGATGTTACGCTTTTGATAACCTGCATATTTCCTTGAAGGGTCATACAAGTACTTCACACCAATGCGTGCCAAGGTTCCAATCACCAACACATTTATACTCAAAACGGATAGTGCTTCACTGCTCAAAAGCTGCACATACGTTATAGTGGACAAAAGTTAGATAACTTTTATTTAACAAGTAAATCAAAAGAAACCACTTAGAATTTACTATTTTGAGTTCATTATATTATTAGCCACTCTAACTTGTGCTACACGGTACTGGTCCCTGGATTTTAAAAAACACTTTGTGATCATTGTGTTGAAATGAGCTACAACTTACTATGTTTTTGAAAGGATTATTAGTTAAAGAAATTACCATGGAATCATGAAGAAACACATTGTTGCAAAAATCCACAACACCTTTACAACTCAACATCAGAGCAAGACACAAACCATCAGCCATAGGCATGTTACAATACCAACAAATTCCAATGGTCACCAGCATCTTGAACAAATGAACAGCAACAATAATGCCAAGCCAAACATAAATATAGTCGCTTTTAACATATACACTAAGATCAATCTTCATAGCACAACTTGTGACAAAAATAGGAAAAAGGAACCAACTACAAAACAATTCCAATTGCTTGATCATTTCAGTTCCTAATGGAGGACCTTCAGGTACAATAAGACCAACAATGCAAATTCCACCTAAAACACTTTGCTTTGTCAATAATCCCAACATTCCAACTGCAAGAGCAATAATGAACACAATATACATGTATACTTTCTTCATCGGTCTACCTTCTGGTGTCTTTTTAACAAACCACTTCAATATAGGACGCAACACAAGAGGAGTCACTACCATAAAACATAAGTAATAGAAAACATTTAAAAAGGCTTTAAGAGTTCCTTTTCCATCCCCATTATCATGTGAATCTGTTTTGATGCTGCTAATAAAAGCTGTGCCAATTCCTGTAACAATTGAGTTGAAAGAATCCATAACCATAGCTGTTGAGAGTGCTAAACGTCCGAGTTCTGAGTTAAGAATCTCAAGGTCAGAAAGCAAAGAAGCTATGACAGCAAAGTAACAACCACTTTGCCCTATAACTATAACAGGAAGGTTTTTTGCTTCAAAATTTCCCATCTCGAGTTTCCAAAATTCTTGGAATCTGTAACACACTACGAGACCAAAAAACATTGGAATCACAAAGGAACAAAAAGCTATTGTCCATGCTTTTCTACCTGTTCTTGTTATCATGGTGAAGTCCATTTTCACAGTAGTTAGAAACAGGAAAAATGCATATCCAATTAGGGATATTACACTTATTACATCTTCAGTACCGTATGGAAACAAGATATTTTTGAATCCAGTCCATGTTTTTGAAAACTTCAAAGATGGTCCTAGAACTAAACCAGCCTGCAAAATTTATGTATCATTAATTTTGACGCCatgaaaacaaatatatttttaaataaaaactaaaacgtAACAAGtatctcatcaaatcatttcTTTTAGAAAAAGTTGAATTAACAACGAAAAATAGAGAAGAATACTTAGCAacgtttcctaaaaaaaaaaaaaaaaaaccttggtAACGAAATTATAGATGAATTTCATGTTTCTAtgtctttaatttgttttcattgCTACTCCAACCTTTTAAATAAGTACAtagattgaaaaaattaatactatcatattttttaaaaaaacaaagaagaaaaagttgttttcatTAGTTTTGATATTCATTCAAATGAACTTCCCTAAAGAGCTATGCCATGAAAATTGTGTTTATATGTTTTCAATTTACATCTCAAACTAGCTATAGAAAAAAAGAAGTGTGAAATTCATAAGAAATATTATTACCATGATTTGTGAAACGAAATAAGGGACCCCAAGACGCTTAAGTACCAAATGAAAGCATTGAGTAATGGCAAAGATTGTGAGAATTTGAAGCTCTAACAATGGCAAAGTGGATTGCATAGGCATTGCAGCTTGATCATGATTAGCCCAATTGCCATCAGATGTAACCTTGGGTGGCATGTTAATACAAACATTTAAGACTAAAAATTTGCCTTCAGGATCCGAGGCTGTTGTATTAATAGATGAACGTGGAAAAATTGTTCGGTCTAATATCATATTTGTAAATTTTTCTGCTTTGTCCTGATTCATTATGTCTCCAAAAACACAAGGAGAATGGAATGATGAATTGAAATCAATTGAAGAGTGTAAGATtgtaaacaaatttaattaatatgaaCAAGTAACAAGATGTGTCTTTAATATAACTACTTCATTTGTAAACAATTACGTTATTATGCATGGGTGTGACATTTTTAACAGCTAGGTATCATTAACAAATAATCATATTCATATGGTATAACAATAATACCAGAAATTAACAACTTGTTTTTGTAGTTATTAAACTGCATCATAACACATTTTAAAACAGAAACTAAAGACCGTTCAACATCCTTATCTTCATTAGTTTTCAAGTTtatcatttgaaattgaatggctatttttatctgtttcaatttttttattattgttttaccGTTAAACATCGTGATTTTCATTAGTTTTCAagtttttcatttgaaattgaatagcTATTTTTATCTGCGTTTCAATTttcgattatttttttttgtcatgttcACCGTCTCaccaataactttttttttacaaaataataaattttattaggtCCCATTTATTTCTttggtggattctagggtgaagGTCCTATTAAATCCCTCACCGGTGGACcattatttaaaaccattaGATTAATCAAATTCACACATCTTATTATACACTCTTTACACTGGATCATTAATCTCCTCTCTCCAAGCTTTAAAACACCAGCAAAACCTTTAATCCAAAAAAACCTTACTGAAATATCATTCAATCCAGAAAGCATGAGAAAATGGATAATGGAGAAATTTGATAAACTTCGGTTACATTAAAATTAACATTAGTTTATTTGCCTAGTACTTAGAACTGTTTTGCACACTCCCTACCATGAAATTTGCTTACGAAATGGATGATTGAGGAAATTTCTATTCAAGATTACACTTGTGATAATATATCCTTTTACCCATGACAATTAAGATGTTGAGAATTGTAATGTGTatagttttttatgtataatctGGCTGTAACAATTGATTGGACAATTTTGATTGACGGATATTGAATTGATTAACAATTGATTGAACAATTTTGTAAGTCTTTAATTGTTGTTGTGGCTGGCCGTTGGATGCAGTAGCAGCAAAAggtgattgttggtgaaatggAGAAGGTAATTGTAATCAAGTGTAAAAAGTGTACAATAAGATGTATGGATTATATTAATCCAATTACTCTTAATGATGGTTCACCGGTAAAGGGTTTGATAGAGCCCTCACCTTAGAATCcaccaattatatatataggtgTTGTGTTATTGTACACTGACAAGTATCCAACATCAAAACGCACCTAATCCAAGAAGTTTTCATACTTCATAGACTTGGATGCATTTAATAGACATGCTATTTATGAttggagaagagagaaaaatgataaaagtgattcttataTATAATGAATCAACCAACTACTAACAAGTTACTCATGATTAATTATCAACCGCTAATATCTCTAATGTACATATTATAATACAGAAAGCACATTTAAATGAACAAAATGATATATCCGAGCACCAACATAGCTAACTAAATATACACTTATTTTAGTTATTAatacatttaaaattataatgacAGCGTACAAATATCGAAATAACGGTttacattttaatatattaattttttcttaaggaTTATAATACATCCTTAAGAGGTTACTGaggttttattaaaaaaaagattactaAAGGTATGTTTGGTCCGACATGTTTTCGAACTTATAACTTATACCTTATCTTATAAGCTTATTTGACTAAAAAAGATTCGTTGGTAACAGTCATTTTTTCATGAGTTtatagattatttttataagcttATAGCTGTTTctgataagctaattcaagtagaTTATAGTTTAAAGGTTATAGATAAAAGTGATAAGTTATACACcttccggtcactattataagcaaaagttcattttttagGTTCTTTCAATAAATAGTTATAGATAAAagtaaaatgttgtttttaggTTTGGTACATATATGTGGTGCTCAAGTCCCTTTCAATGTTTAGGCATCGCTTAATGGTTTGGTTTTGGTTGTTTGTATGACTCTGTGTTTGTAAAGTAGTtcttttggcacaccttgtgctagagGAGTTGCTTTTGGTGGTTAAtttatattccattttttattgttcaaaaaaaaaaaagttatagataAAAGTGATAAGttatacaccctccggtcactactataagaaaaagtttactttttaggttctttcaataaataatgtatgtggtctatataatataccatatacatcatttattaaataaatctaaaaaataaacttgtacttataatagtgacagAAGGATGTATGCTTTAAACTATAATatacttgaattagcttatcacAAACAACTATAAGCTCATAAAAATAATCTATAAACTCATGAGAAAATGACCGTTATCAAAGGAatcttttttaatcaaatgagCTTATAAGACAAGTTATAAGTTATATGTTCAAAAACATATCTTACCAAACACACCGTTAAttagtaaacttttttttttttgaataaacccTAGTAACCTCTTAAGGATGTATTATaatccttcataaaaaaatcaatatattaaaaTGTAAACAGTTATTTCGGTCTTTGAATGTGTGATATGTTatcattataattttaaaataagtgtatattatttagttagttATGTCGGTGCTTGGATATATCACTTTGGTCCTcaaatatgttttgaattttttttctgcCCTAATTTATgccaaaaaaatacaaaaatgtcccattttttcgaaaaattgcataaatgctCTACTTTTTCAGAAGTCTCTGGTACCACTCCACTTGGAGTTGCGGGGTACCCTAAAAAGTGACAATTTTTGTCCTTATTGTACCCCTCTACTTGGAGTTGCGGGGTACTTTTCtaataaggacaaaaaattTGTCACTTTTTAGGGTACCCCGCAACTCCAAGTGGAGTGGTACCAGGGACTTCTGAAAAAGTAGGGTATTTgtgcaattttttgaaaaagtggaacatttttgtattttttggcATAAACTAGggcaggaaaaaaaaattcttatgtttttacTTAGAGctgcaaacaaaataaacattgaAGATGTCTCAATTTTGATATATTCtgaagggttaatggtgctttaccccctgtaatataggtcattttttgtttttcctcctgtaaattttttttttttttggaatacccccctaataggtcaaaaaaaaaatgaaaaaattctgcaaaaaaataaagtcgtttttttatgacctattaggaggtattccaaaaaaaaaattattttacagggaggaaaacaaaaaatgacctatattacagggataaATCACCATTAACCCTATTCCAAAATTATAATGACAACGTCACAATATACATTTATATCCTTAAGAAAACAACTCAcacattcaaataattattaatctaaattaaaacaaaaacaatctcTTAAACTTGTATAGTTAGTATGTGTTGAattgtttattaattaaaaacacattgTGCATGGTTTCAGTGCATTCGCGACATATAACACAACTCTTAATTTATAGCAACCAAACCCAAACAAAATtagttttccaaaaaaaaaatcccaaacaaaattagaatatcaaattttataaaaatagggTTCATACGGAAATTGGGAAGAACCCTAAAATCCAATTAACCACATAAAttagaaattataattttaataacccaataaatcaaacatgaagACATGCTCTTATATCACTTGTTAGAAATTATgtgtaaataaaaacaaatttcataaaacGTATTAGAAATACTTGATAAAGCTTTGATAACAGTCCTCTCAACTACAATGATATGAAATAGAGAGGAGGTGATCTAATTTGAAACACACAACTAACGGTTAGCGAaagctgatttggttcttcctcaactGTTACTTTTATGTCTTTAGTTCTCTTCAGACGGAGAGAAGAGAAAGTTTGTCGTGTATGGTGCATTGGAGACAATAGCCTCTTACAGTGTGATGCCATTAGGATTTACCATTATTGTATTAATGGGTCATCCAGACATCCACTCATAGAGtccatattaattaatttaaataattaattatccaaataaaaatctaattagCCTTATTACTTAATGTGATCActaatattgataaataactaatataattaGTATAAAGATTTTTTCTTTGAACAAATAATTAGTATAAAGATATTTTCCACATAATGACattcaaatataattaaataataaaatattccaacataATAGTAAATGTCCTCCTTGATTTTATGCTAAATCGCCAGTGCCCCATGCGACTGATAAAAATCTGTGCACACCCAATATAGGATCcaagcattttaattttatatatgttgaaATTAAATTACGGTGTTTGTTGCCCTCTTTAATCATATCAATGTTGGAAAGTCGCCTATTTATAGGAATCTTAAACATATTCTACCTTATAATTATgcttacaacaacaaaaaaaaaaaattaaattgtcacAATTTAGAGATTTGGACACCATGATTCGACCCCTAACATGTGACACGGTGAATACCCTCACCGCGAAATGGTAGTAAAAATTTCATATCTATACCAACCATTTTCAATATttccatgatttttttatagttttttttttcataaaacaattaatttgaatttctttCGTTACGAACACTCACCGAAAACGATACAATCAAATGGTCATTCAAATAAACATATGATATAACTAACCCTCTAAATAATAACGaaatcatttttcaatactTAAGTAGAAATGAAAACTTAGATAAGATAGAATGATTATAttacaatcaaaataaaagtttgaaaaattaTGATCACAAGAAAATCAATGATTACATAACATGCTTCAAATGCAAATTCTAAAGCAAAATGATTTGAGTACATACACACAATATGTTGAGAGAGaaatatacataaaaataaagagaaaatgataGTGTTGAATAGGTGTCTACCTATAAGAGCTCAATTCTACATCAACTTTCACCTAAGTTTATTGATCAGATATAAGATTATTTGCAAAGATAAAGAATGTAGGTTAATCAATCATCGTACGTTCTCTCAAAATCAAGAGACGAAGTAATCTAACTCAACATCATTCATCACTCAAAAACTCTTTCATTGCTTTGAAGCTTCTCAACCACCTGGCTCATATTAGGCCTAATATCTCTATCTTCCTCTACACAATCCAAAGCAACTTTAGCCAAAACTTCCATCTTATTTAAATCACAATTGGTCCCCATTGCAGGATCCATAATTTCTTCAACCCAACATGTACtcctctttttctctcttacCCAAGTTATCAACCTTCCATTGTATGCCATTTCTCCATCAACGTCTTCTATATTCATCATCGTTGGACTCTTTCCAGTTATCATCTCCAACAATACAACCCCATAACCATAAACATCCACTTTAGATGTTATTGGCAAATTGAAAATCCACTCAGGGGCCATATATCCTCTTGTTCCTCTAATCATTGAGAATTCTGAATTATTATTAAGACTGTTTCGGGTTTTCAGCTTAGATAATCCAAAATCTGCTAACTTAGGGTGAAAGTTAGAATCAAGAAGTATGTTTTGAGGCTTTATATCACAATGCAAAATCCATTCCAAACATTCTTCATGTAGATAAGCTAGAACTTTAGCTGTTCCTAAAGCAATATCATACCTTTTACTCCAGTCAAGTGTGTTAGTTTTAGATGAAAGATTTTCAGCTAAAGATCCATTTTCCATGTACTCATATACCAAAAGTCTATGCTTACCTTCAGCACAATATCCCCACATATCAATCAAGTTCATGTGGTTAAGCCGTCCAATGATGCTTACTTCAGCAAGAAATTCTCCTTCTCCTTGTTTAGCTTCATTTAATCTCTTTATTGCTGCATGTCTTTGATCTGGCAATGTACCTCTATATACAATCCCTCCTCCACCTCTTCCAATCTCATTACTGAAATTCTTTGTTGCTATCTTCAACTCGGAGTAACTATATCTTCTGAATCCCAATAATACATGATGATAGTTATGTTGATCTCCACTAGAATTTTTCTTGGTCTTAATTAAAAAACCACAAACCGCAACAAAGAAAAAGGATTCTAAACCACCAATTGTAATTGAAAGCCACAGAAAAAACCTAACCAAATGACTTGTTGGTTTTATAACATAGTCCTTGTGAAGCTGCACAGAGCAAACCCGGTCTGCTACACTCATATACTCTTCTTTAGAGAAGTTATTACCTTTTGGAAATCTCAAGTATGTTGTTCCTACAAAACTTGGCGAGTGCCTCCCGTTTAACAATTGTAGCTTTGTATAACATTTGAAGATATTTTGGCCCTCTTCATATGAGTATTGGAATGCCGTACAGTTACAATCTTGCAAACATAAACTCTCACAATTTTTGTAGGTActattttgaacaaaattacTGTCATAGCCGTAGAGCTCGAAaccattcaattttaaaaaggtAGACTCACTTCTATTACAAGTAAAATCAAACATAGGTTCACAACCAGAAGAGAAATCATTATGGTTCTTCACTTTATACCCTGGCAAACAAGAGCATTTCTTACCCTTTTTAGGATCATAGCTGCAAGTGCTATTTTCACCACAAACTCCATGAATGATGCAAGTGTCAGGTATGACTTGCCATGAAACATGCCAATTTGCTGACAAGTTTTTTCGACTGTAAACTCGAACATTACCATCAGAATCCATGGTTAATTTTCTTTGCATGACCATACCATAATCATAAGTGGAAAAAATGTAATTATCAGATGATATGAACTTTCCAAGAGAATCCAACAATGCAATTCTACTACTATTGTAATTGGATCTTCCAGCTTGCCAGCTTAACAATAAAGCAGGTGGCCAATATGTACTTGAAACATCAGGACCATCATAATTGAGACGAATaacattgttatcatcaaagAAAAACTTATAGAAGCCAGAAGAATGATTACTTTGGCTTTTTGAAGAAACAAGTTTTATGTATCTAGTGAGAGGTTGATTAGGAAGGAGAGTATTTGTTGGGAAATCATAGCTTTGCCACAAGATGGTAGTTCCTTGAAGCTCACGTAATACAAGATTACCATCTTCTTTGAGATACAACTCTAATGAAGCATTTGATGCTGTGTTTGAAGACCAAGTGTTGTGTTGACCCGCATCAAGCAAGAGGATGTTACCTGTGTTTAAGAGGAAAAGCTTTGAGTGCTTACCTGTTGGAAAATAGACGAAGAAGATCAGGAAATCATATAGCTAGAATGATAACATTTATTATTGATAGCCAGATATTAAGTTTTTATATTGGTCTAACTCATTCTTACAAAATTATGATATCAGTTTTTATATTGAGTAAAATCTATCTTATGTGTTCAACGTATTTTCCAATTGACATTAGTAATGACTACACGAGGATGAAAACTTTATACCAATAATATGATAgatagaaagaagaagaaaaaaaaaaaaacaagtgtcAGTGGTGCTGTATACAGATTGGTGGTGGTTGTTtctttgtgaaaaaaaaaaaaaaaaggattggtGGTTGTTTAGAGTAAACTCtgacatatattatgtgaataacATATACGTCCCCGTGAGCTAAACTCAATTGATAGaaacatgcattattatatgctgGAGCTGGGGCACGAACCTCAGACcctccacttattcaccttaaaaatggtgaattttaaccactaaactacttaataaaaaataaaaaacatatattaccTCCCGCTCAACCGATATCAGttatagcaacaaaaaaaaatgaagcgtTATCAAAAGTACATGTACCCTTCATAGgaacttatttttatataaataagagtaaataaaaaataaaggtttaatttcaatattccttaaaaaaaaaggtttaatttcaatattgccCGTCCTATTTTATCCCGTTCAcgaaaatagttattttatataaaaattgaactttCAAACCCCTTAATTATCATATTTGTTACAATTTTGTCCAAACCCGTacttttttccctaaaaattgttaaatatagCTCATAGACAGTGTCAAGTGGACAGGAGTTGAGCGAGCGGAGCAAGCTTCAACCACGGCCTTGCGTTTGGTCCACCTCTTTGTTGTGGGGGGACGACTCGGGTCATTACAAGAATTTAAGATTTTACTGGTGgacacaaaattaaaaaatgggaTGCTGCTGTTAACTTCATCCCTCAATtatcttaaacaaatttttttaaaaattttacgacaattttttaaaacatatttatatcttaaattgttatttttcaaaataaaaaaaaaaaaaaaaagggatataCTAGGAACATTACGGGCAGTAATTTTAGCCACCACAAACGTTAAAAAAGCCGTCCAAATATTTCTTGAGCTTTTGACCGCTTGTAATTTTAGCCGGTAATATTCCAATTGGGGGCCAAGGGCGATGCCCTTGGAGACATGGTGTATTGTTGTAATACATGTAATATTTATATAAGATTTGTAAGATTATAAACACTAAATTTACTAGGATTAAGCAAACATCATGTCCTACCAATTgagcaagtgtaccaaatcgtttaccaaacaataaagtgataagtagagtattgTATCCACAAGGATTAAGCAAGTGTATCAAATCATTTActagaaaaattatattaaattgtaAATTTGCATGAATTTTAACATTACGTACCGTTTACAGGTTGTTCACGGTTTGCCATCCAAACAATATTGGCTGGGTCGGGACTTTGATTCGTCATTTCTGTGAACCATATGGCGAATGAAAATGCGTTGTCGCCAATTTGATAGAAGCCAGCAGAGAATGTACCCTTTGAAGAGACAATTACATCTTCTGTATGTTTCTCTACTGAGAGAGAGGATCCTTTTATCAAAGATGATACAGAGGAGGAACATTGGAAGGGAAATAGCAACATGACTACCAAAATATGTGAAATTGTGTAAGCCAttttattagttaattattgTTGTTGCAATTGCAATGTAACTATGTAAGTATATATAGTGTGTATGAGTGTATGCTTTATTTGTTGAAGGTGATGTCCATTTGTAATGTCGTGTTTGAAACTTTCAATGCTTGACGCGAGTCTTTGTGGTGGGATTTGGAGGTCTAGCACTAAGGAGTAATAAGGAGTATGGGGTCGTCCATATCTTGCACTAAGGACTAATAAGGAGTATGGGGTCGtctatgttatatattttttggtagtTAGGAGTAGTATTAGGGTTTTGCTAAAAAGTGTTTTTAGGGTACTTGTTAAggatacaaaaatgaaaatcattgataaattttaagtaGAAAAAGTTTCAATACATTGAATGCAtcattttcaagacaaaatttattctttaaactttttaataagTGCTCTGATGATCGGATTAAGCAAGTGTATCAAATCGTTTACCAAGCactaaagtgataagtagagtatcgtatccacaaggATTGTCGTTTCGTCCAAACAATTCACGTTACTTATTTGgtgaacaaaatataaataaaagatttgAGAGTTAGatattgcaatttttatttgtttgcaacagagcaagttacctgttttggttgcagaaatGTAAGCAGCGGTTAGGACTCTTCGAATCCCCCTAAtcatttgttggaattaatAACATCCATGTCGCGTTCATTTATTCTAAGTAGACTATCTAGGTAATGAGTCCGTCGGGACGTTCTAACCTAATCGGTTCTTCAAGTTGCACATGTTGAtcgcacggtgatccttacgtgttAGGCCTTACTCTCTCTGTTAATTTTGGTTTATCCCTCCCATGTTTGCACCTGCTGGTCATACAACGATCCTTACATGCAGGGTCTTACTCCGTCAAGGGTAATTGAAACATATAGTTAAGTAGACGTTCCTAAATTTCCAAAGGTATGGTGGCCAGTGTTCCTAAAGGTTttcccatctatgaatcttaggagtATAACACACTCTCCCTTtcggtagttctacaaacggacAACCCTATCagcgtctaccttaccaaggtTTGAGGATAATGAAGATGCTGGGTTGATTTAAGTCATGAAGTCACATGCTTTCTTAATTAATAACTAGTTACATCCTATGTTCAACAGACTTTACTCAAtattagtaatgtcacctcctaagtaTTTACTACTAGAGTCAACTCACTTTCGGTATCTCTGTAAGTGCAGTGgagaaagaagatgatcaaAATGTTCAAGATCGGACTCTTCAAAGTCCACTTAGAAGTTAGAGAATGGTAGCAGATCATCATGTAGATAAaatcattggaagcacaactgatggtgtaagaaccagAATTTCCTTTGAAGATAACAACATGGCAATGATTTCTCAAATCGAACCTAAGTCAATCAATGGAGCTATTGTTGATGACTCTTGGATTGAGGCCATGAGGGAGGAACTTTCttagtttgaaagaaacaaagtttggaacttagttccaaataatcaaggcaaaaccatcattggaacaagatggtttttcaaaaacaagcttGATGAAGAAAGTAAGGTTGTCAGAAACAAAGCAAGGTtggttgctcaaggctacaacCAACAGGAAGGTATTGACTATGATGAGACTTTTGCACCAGTTGCAAGGTTAGAGGCCATCAGAATTCTTCTTGCATATATTGCACATAAaagcattaaactttttcaaatggatgtgaaaagtgcatttttaaatggttttctaaatgaGGAAGTTTATGTAAGCCAACCTCCTGACttcataaatgaagaaaaaccaaatcatgtttttAAACTCACTAAAGCActttatggtcttaaacaagctcccagagcttggtatgatagacttatcacatttttaattgaaaatggatTTTCAAGAGGAAAAATAGATACCACACTTTTCAGAAAAACTCATAACTCTGACCTACTCATAGTTCAAGTTTATGTGGATGATATCATTTTTGGTGCAACCAAAGAGAAAATGGATGAAGATTTTTCCAATCTCATGCAA containing:
- the LOC120577039 gene encoding cation/H(+) antiporter 4; translated protein: MPPKVTSDGNWANHDQAAMPMQSTLPLLELQILTIFAITQCFHLVLKRLGVPYFVSQIMAGLVLGPSLKFSKTWTGFKNILFPYGTEDVISVISLIGYAFFLFLTTVKMDFTMITRTGRKAWTIAFCSFVIPMFFGLVVCYRFQEFWKLEMGNFEAKNLPVIVIGQSGCYFAVIASLLSDLEILNSELGRLALSTAMVMDSFNSIVTGIGTAFISSIKTDSHDNGDGKGTLKAFLNVFYYLCFMVVTPLVLRPILKWFVKKTPEGRPMKKVYMYIVFIIALAVGMLGLLTKQSVLGGICIVGLIVPEGPPLGTEMIKQLELFCSWFLFPIFVTSCAMKIDLSVYVKSDYIYVWLGIIVAVHLFKMLVTIGICWYCNMPMADGLCLALMLSCKGVVDFCNNVFLHDSMLLSSEALSVLSINVLVIGTLARIGVKYLYDPSRKYAGYQKRNILSLKPNSELKIVSCILKPSHIIPIKNVLDICSPTSSNPLVIHILHLLELVGRSSPVFISHRLQERVGSSSHTFSEAVIVTFDLFEHDNAGTASVSTYTAISPVRFMHDDICYLALDKLASIIILPFHLRWSEDGSVESADETTRSLNTKVLERAPCSVAILVNRGHSSPFNHNENSKQIAMIFLGGSDDREALCLAKRTIKEDTYHLVVYHLVSTIKNDEFTSWDVMLDDELLKGVKGVYGSVDNVTYEKVEVENTSDTTEFISDIAIQHDFIIVGRRNGIKSPQTQALASWTEYPELGVLGDLLASPDTNTKASILVVQQQVMPKAS
- the LOC11432667 gene encoding putative receptor protein kinase ZmPK1, whose product is MAYTISHILVVMLLFPFQCSSSVSSLIKGSSLSVEKHTEDVIVSSKGTFSAGFYQIGDNAFSFAIWFTEMTNQSPDPANIVWMANREQPVNGKHSKLFLLNTGNILLLDAGQHNTWSSNTASNASLELYLKEDGNLVLRELQGTTILWQSYDFPTNTLLPNQPLTRYIKLVSSKSQSNHSSGFYKFFFDDNNVIRLNYDGPDVSSTYWPPALLLSWQAGRSNYNSSRIALLDSLGKFISSDNYIFSTYDYGMVMQRKLTMDSDGNVRVYSRKNLSANWHVSWQVIPDTCIIHGVCGENSTCSYDPKKGKKCSCLPGYKVKNHNDFSSGCEPMFDFTCNRSESTFLKLNGFELYGYDSNFVQNSTYKNCESLCLQDCNCTAFQYSYEEGQNIFKCYTKLQLLNGRHSPSFVGTTYLRFPKGNNFSKEEYMSVADRVCSVQLHKDYVIKPTSHLVRFFLWLSITIGGLESFFFVAVCGFLIKTKKNSSGDQHNYHHVLLGFRRYSYSELKIATKNFSNEIGRGGGGIVYRGTLPDQRHAAIKRLNEAKQGEGEFLAEVSIIGRLNHMNLIDMWGYCAEGKHRLLVYEYMENGSLAENLSSKTNTLDWSKRYDIALGTAKVLAYLHEECLEWILHCDIKPQNILLDSNFHPKLADFGLSKLKTRNSLNNNSEFSMIRGTRGYMAPEWIFNLPITSKVDVYGYGVVLLEMITGKSPTMMNIEDVDGEMAYNGRLITWVREKKRSTCWVEEIMDPAMGTNCDLNKMEVLAKVALDCVEEDRDIRPNMSQVVEKLQSNERVFE